Below is a window of Dictyostelium discoideum AX4 chromosome 1 chromosome, whole genome shotgun sequence DNA.
tttctttcttttcctCTTTGGCAACTGGAGTTTCTTCtttctttgatttcttttctttcttctCCTCTTTGGCAACTGGAGTTTCTTCtttctttgatttctttgatttttttgatttttcttcTTCAGAGGAATCAGAATCGGATGATGAGTCAGAGTCAGATGATGAGGCTTCTTCCATTTTAACGTCTTGTTTCTCttgtttaattgatgattctTTTGAGGATTTAGTGGCAACATCTCTGGTGGTATTTGTAGTGGCAGATTTAGTATGATCATATTTGGCGACATTACCAGATTTCTCTGGTTTGACGgcatttaatgattttctaACTTCACGACCTTCAATAGCAGCGGCTCTACGATCAACAGCACCTTTGTAAGCGATACCATAACTTGTATCACTGACTTCACAGAGAGCATCGAAACGAGCGGATAAAGCAGCTTTAGCGGCGAGAACTCTAGACATTTTACCTTTGTTCTTTAATGAAGCTTCACCGACGATCTTGGCATTATAGATGAGACCATATTTTGGAGTGTTATGTTTAGTTTTAAGGGCACGGAAGAGGGCTTTTTCAGCACCGAGAATTTGAATGGTTGAAGCTGGATATTTGGCTAAATTCATCAATGAACCAGCACGACAAATTAAACGAGCACCAACGATTTCACCAACTAAAATTGTAAGATTTGGAGCGATAGCTTCCATACGAGATTTAAGGTACTCGGTTAATTCGGTGTGGTAAGCTTGAATGGAAAGGAATTGATCGCAAAGGGCAAAGATATGATCGAGATCCTCTGGTGAAATTTCAGTACCCATAGAGATTTGAGCGGCTTCTTTAACTTCTTCGGCAACTTCCTCTGGGAGGATATCGGTGAAATCGGTATCGACAGCAGACTTTCTGTTACCCATTGCCTTGATGGCGTTGGCGTATTGGGTATGATTGGTGATCAATTTACCCAACTCTGGGAAATGCCATCCGTACCATTCACGAGCTCTCATTGCGTAAATGTTGATTTCGGTAGTCAAATCATCCAATAATGAGATGGCTTGAACGATCATTGTATCGACCTTATCTGGTGAGAACTTTAATTTATATCTACTGTATGAATGTGATAAACCAATTGACATGGCATTCAAATCTTGTTCATTTGCATTGACCAATGATTTCAATTGTAAACGAATACCTCTAATCAACTCTTGAGTAGTATCATCACATAAAACTTTGATATTTAATGCGTCCTTGATTGCATTACCAAATTTACTATCACTAACAATTAATTGTTCATTTAATTTCTCACTAACaacattcttttttaaaaagtttgataatgattctgGAACTTTACATTCTGCAATTGCAGTTTGTGCTTCTAATGCATCTAATGTACcatcaaatttataaaatttctttaatgaaacactatttttttaaaaaaaataaataaataaaatttattaatatttatttttaaaatttaaaaaaataataataataattgttgaaaaaaaaaaaaaaaataaaaataaaaaaaaaaaaaaacttacaatgAGGAAGCTTTTTCTGGGGTTTCGAAAAAGTTATTGATGTCAACTGGTTTTGATTTCATTTTACCTTCATCCAAAACCTTGAATAAGGCAAAACCTGCTGAtgtttcaaataatactaacattttataaatatataatccAGTTATAGCCTAATTTAATGCTACCTTTATTTATATGTTAGTTATcgtttttttgaaaaaaaaaaaaaaataaaaaaaaaaaattcgaaaaaaaatttgtcaaaaaaaaaaataaaaaaaataaaaaaaaaaaaataaaaaaaaataaaaaaaaataataaaaaaaatgaaaataaataaaaaaacgaacgaatcaaaaaaaaaaaaaaaaaaaaataaataaataaaattaatgatttaaaaagtttttttttttttttttttttattattattattattattagtattattatatttttaaaatttacaatAATTTTGATGTCTTGGAATTGGAATTAcatcttttatattttgtaaaCCAGTaacaaattgtaaaaatCTTTCAAAACCTAAACCAAAACCACCATGTGGTACAGTACCATATTTCCTTAAATCTAAATACCAAGAGTATTGATCTTTATCCATACCCATTTCATTGattgtatttaataatttatcatatcTTTCCTCTCTAATACTTCCACCAATTAATTCACCAACGGTTGGTACTAATAAATCCATATTTGAAACGGTTGGCATTATATTTGAATGGTCGGTTTGTTCATTTTCTCTCATATAGAAtggtttaattgattttggcCAATTGATTACGAAAACTGGAATTTCGCCAAAATGAGTTGTAATGAATTTCTCTTGTTCTCTTTGAATATCGTCACCCCATTTTATTGGATGATTATTGTTTTGTAATAGTTGAATAGCATCTTTATACTCCAAACGAATGAATGGGGTTGATAAAGTTTTTTCAAGTCTTGATAGTAGATTGGTGTCGATTCTCTTATTAAAGAATTCGATATCCTCTTTACAACTATCCAACAGATTTCTAATTAAATACTTACAAAAGTCCTCAGCAATatctaaattatcatttaaatcaatgaATGCCATCTCTGGTTCTATCATCCAAAATTCTGATAAATGTCTTGGTGTATTTGATTTCTCTGCTCTAAAAGTTGGACCAAACGTATAGACTCTGGAATGCGAGCATGCGTAGATCTCTGCCTCCAATTGGCCCGACACTGTAAGGAACGAAGGTTGTCCGAAAAACATGGACTCTTTGGTGTCCAAtgatgatttgatttgaaattgcTCGCCACCACCTTCACAATCGCTCGCGGTGATAATGGGCGTGTGCACATTGATGAATCCATTATCATTGAAAtattgatgaattaattggGTTGACTTATTTCTAACTCTAAGTAATGCACCAATGGAATTACCTCTACTACGAATGTGCGCTATATCTCTAAGGAACTCAAATGAATGGTTCTTTGGTTGCAATGGATAACAGTCTGGAcaattaccaattaatttGTATGGTTCAGTTAATTGAACCTCGATTGCTTCCTTATCATTACCCaaactattaattaatttaccatttaCTTCAATTGATGACCCATATTTTAATTTCGAAAAACTGTCTTTATCTCCCACAATCTGTAAACCCTTTATTGATGATCCATCACCCAATTCAATAAAACTAACACTCTTTTGATTTCTAATATTCCTAACCCAACCTTTaactttaatttctttaccaattaaatctttattatttttattaatttcattaattctaattggccatttataaaatcttttaattatattattcatttattattattacttgtttaaaaaaaaaataaaaaaataaaaaaaaaaatttaatttaaaaaaaataaaaaaataaaaaactcgagtttttttttatttaaatgattattttttttttttattcatttttttttttttcttttttttttttttaaaaaaaaaattatttaatttttaataatgaaactaATGTCTATAAAAgtagattttaaaaactgggattaataaaaaaagaaataataaaaaaaatatatatttaaaaaaaaattttatttttttttttttatttttttatatttttttttttgaaaaaatttttttttttgttttttttttatttttttatttttttttttattttttttttatttttttttttttttttattacaccAAACAAacttgattttaaaaaaaaaaacaacaaatatatatttatatatatattatatctGTTGTTTTCATATTAGTCCcaaaaacattatttaattaatttaaattcttttttttttttttcaattttttttattcttttttttattcatttatatattcaaaaaaaaaaaaaaaaaaaaaaaaaaaaaaaaaaaaaaaaaaaaaaaaaaaaacacaacacaagaacaacaacaaaaaataaaaaataaaaaatttaaaatataaaaagatactcacacacaaaaaataatgacaAAAGAAAAGCAACAAACTAGTAACATCAATAGTAATACTAAAGATGATGTTGAAAAAGAatcacaaaaacaaaaaaaacaaccaacATGGCAAGATATTACAACATTATTAGATAGAACAACTGTtagcaataataaattgGATGTCAataaatcttcatcatcatctctATATGATAATTCTGCTATTTTGGACGACGAAGagaattacaacaacaacaacagcaataaTCAAAAACCAAATGTACCAGATCTCACAAACCATGCAAATAGTAACAATACTGCAACTACTGTTAAAAATGAAGCACCTTCTACAAAAGtttctattaataataacaatattaataataataataataataataataataataataataataataataataataataataatattaatgttaataataataataataacaatattagtGGTAAAGTTGCTAAAACTAACTCTATACCTTCAGCATTAAAAagcaaaaagaaaaaattaaaacctgttataaataaaattaatagtaccaacaatagcaatattaataacaataacaataatattaataataacaataatatcaataataataataataataataataataataataataataataataataataataataataataataataataataataataataataataataataataataataataataataataataataataataacaacaacaataataataataataataaaaagaaaaatatcaACACCAAGGCAAAGAAgagtttcattattaatagtagtagtattagcagcaacagcaacaacaacaacaacagcaatagcaacaacagcaacaataacaataacaatagtgaTGGTTATTCTTGGAAAAAAGATTCAGAGATTGATAAACAAAAATTGAGAGAATTTTGGCTTAGTCTTTGTGAGGGTGAAAGAAGAGATCTCGTTCAATCTGAAaaagaatcattattaaaaaagatgaaagaTCAACAAAAACATACATGCACTTGTAGCGTTTGTGGTAGAAGAAGAACTGTAATCGAAGAAGAATTGGAAATGATATATGATTCCTATTATGAAAATATGACTGATAAAATGTATTTACAaagtgataaaaataataataataataataataataataataataataataataataataataataataataataataataataataataataataataataataataataataataataataataacaataataatatcagtAACAGTAATACTAATAGCAGTGGTCTTAGTAATGTATCATCTTCATCGTCAAATAAGAAAAAGAGACAACAATCAGTTACAAGACAACAACCACCTCAACAAACAGCACAAAAAGTGAATTTACAACATTTCCAAAATCAAGCTCAACATCAACATGTAAATCAAGCTCATTCACTTCCTCATccacatcatcaccatcaccaccatggccataatcataatcatgGCCAACAAAGTCACCCACATCCACATCCACATCCACAACCAAAAAATTCAAGGGTaattaatagaaataatataaatattaatagtttaattaataataataataataataataataataataataataataataataataataataataataataataataataataataataataataataataataataataataataataataataataataataataataataataataataataataataataataataataataatagtaataataataacaacaacaacaacaacaacaataataataacaacaacaataataataataattatattaataaaactaatcCTCAGCGTGTTCAAAGTGATAGTAGTGATGGtagtgataatgaagaaaatggaaataacaataaaaatgttaaacccaataatattttaaaggaaaataccaacaacataaataacaacaataataataataataatagcggTAACAGAATTAGTAACAATActagttttaaaaatgataatattactggaaataattcaaatgtaACTATTACCTCAtccactaataataataatagcagtggtagtaataatagtattgatgaaaatagtgaaattaaaatcaaaagaaataGAGTTATTTATGATCCATCAAtacaaaataaagaaaaaatcgAATCACCAttagatattattaaaaagacCAATAATATCATAAAGAAAGCAAACATTAATATAGATATAGAAACAATTAATCAATGTATAAACAATACCACCAATactataaatgaaattatcaatttggAGGATTTAGAGATAATGAAGAATAGTATCACAATAAACAATTCAACAATTCATAATCTCAACTCAATTAAaggatttttaaaatctgaaGAGacctttttaattgatataatgaataaattggagaaaaagataattcaTGGTAAgttcattttatttagaaaaataatgttactattgtaaaaaaaaaattatcattagaAGTATacatgtatatatatatatatatttcttTACTATggtatttctttttcagaATATTCTATAGGTTCATCTTTATTCCAATTgggaattaataataataatattaagaGAATATTTTATCAACCCCAACcccatcattaaaattattatttttttattttttttattttagatgCAGATAGTGGAAATATAATGATAACGAGTAAATTACCAATTAGAAAGAATCATAtgattgaaaaagaattggATGGTATTGATCCAATTGAATCAGGTAGTGGTGGAAATACCAAGAAACAAAGACAAGAACAACAATCATCTACAAATGAAGGTAGTGAACAAGAGGGTggtgaacaacaacaacaacaacgagaagaagaagaggaagaagaagatgatgaattaaGTATAGAAAGTCaagatttttataataattttttaaaattggatgAAATGGAAGGTATCTCATCAAATAAGAGATTGATTATTCAACAACATATTCAACATCTttataaacaacaacaagagaTATTAAATGGTAGACATTTATATCATGAATATAATTATCATCTCAAGAGAAATAGTGAAGGCTATTACTTTGAGAATGATGAAGAAGGAATTTATAGTGGTGCCtacaatgatgatgatagttCATATGATATGGAGGATGAATATGATGAAGATCAAGGTGAAGACGAGGAAGATGAAGAGGAatatgatgaagaagatgaggATCAAGATGACCAAGacgaagaagaagaagaagaatatgaagagggtgaagatgatgatgatgacgaggATGACGAGGACGAAGAGGATGATGGTGAAGAGGATGGTGAAGAAGAGGATTCATGTACACATATGAGATTCTCAATGAGAAATGGTggtcatcaccaccaccaccaccatcatcaccatcatcatctagATGAATGCGATTccgatgaagatgatgaggATGACGAAGATTCAAATCAAGATTCAGAGGATTCAGAGGATTCATCAGATGATTCCGAAGAAAATGAGAAACAAATGGAAGAGGGAAGAAAAATGTTTCAAGTGTTTGCCTCTAAAATGTTTGAACAAAGAGTTTTAGCCGCCTACAAGGAAAGATTGGTATTGGAGAGACAAAGACATCTCTTGGAAGAGGAGGAAATGAATGAAAAGAGGGAAAAA
It encodes the following:
- a CDS encoding hypothetical protein (MAR-binding protein), with amino-acid sequence MLVLFETSAGFALFKVLDEGKMKSKPVDINNFFETPEKASSFVSLKKFYKFDGTLDALEAQTAIAECKVPESLSNFLKKNVVSEKLNEQLIVSDSKFGNAIKDALNIKVLCDDTTQELIRGIRLQLKSLVNANEQDLNAMSIGLSHSYSRYKLKFSPDKVDTMIVQAISLLDDLTTEINIYAMRAREWYGWHFPELGKLITNHTQYANAIKAMGNRKSAVDTDFTDILPEEVAEEVKEAAQISMGTEISPEDLDHIFALCDQFLSIQAYHTELTEYLKSRMEAIAPNLTILVGEIVGARLICRAGSLMNLAKYPASTIQILGAEKALFRALKTKHNTPKYGLIYNAKIVGEASLKNKGKMSRVLAAKAALSARFDALCEVSDTSYGIAYKGAVDRRAAAIEGREVRKSLNAVKPEKSGNVAKYDHTKSATTNTTRDVATKSSKESSIKQEKQDVKMEEASSSDSDSSSDSDSSEEEKSKKSKKSKKEETPVAKEEKKEKKSKKEETPVAKEEKKEKEEKKEKKDKKEKKEEKEDKKEEKKEKKDKKEKTEETPVAKEEKKEKKEKKEEKEEKKDKKEKKEKKEEKEEKKEKKEKKSSSKEDKKEKEEKKEKKSSSKEDKKRKDRDEEPEEKKSKKSKK
- the asnS2 gene encoding asparagine-tRNA ligase produces the protein MNNIIKRFYKWPIRINEINKNNKDLIGKEIKVKGWVRNIRNQKSVSFIELGDGSSIKGLQIVGDKDSFSKLKYGSSIEVNGKLINSLGNDKEAIEVQLTEPYKLIGNCPDCYPLQPKNHSFEFLRDIAHIRSRGNSIGALLRVRNKSTQLIHQYFNDNGFINVHTPIITASDCEGGGEQFQIKSSLDTKESMFFGQPSFLTVSGQLEAEIYACSHSRVYTFGPTFRAEKSNTPRHLSEFWMIEPEMAFIDLNDNLDIAEDFCKYLIRNLLDSCKEDIEFFNKRIDTNLLSRLEKTLSTPFIRLEYKDAIQLLQNNNHPIKWGDDIQREQEKFITTHFGEIPVFVINWPKSIKPFYMRENEQTDHSNIMPTVSNMDLLVPTVGELIGGSIREERYDKLLNTINEMGMDKDQYSWYLDLRKYGTVPHGGFGLGFERFLQFVTGLQNIKDVIPIPRHQNYCKF